In Acidimicrobiia bacterium, a single genomic region encodes these proteins:
- a CDS encoding glutamate-5-semialdehyde dehydrogenase → MAELGARAKAASRVLATASTATKDAALHAAADVLLHRHAEILGANAEDVAAAEAAGQGALVVDRLRLNDARLQSMANGLRSVAGLADPVGEVADGWTRPNGLKVQRVRVPFGVVAIIYENRPNVTSDAFGLCLKSGNAAFLRGSSGAIRSNIAIASALREGLAKAGLPHDSLVLVEDTAREAAVEFMRLRGIIDVLIPRGGPSLIRTVLDNATVPYVIDGDGNCHVYVDASADLAMAAAIVENAKTQRPSVCNAAETLLVHRNVAATFLTDLAPRLEGVEFVGDAATCEILGERVTSLATENDYATEFLDMKLAIRVVDTLDAAITHITRYSTGHSEAIITTDLRAAERFCLEVDAAAVLVNASTRFVDGEELGFGAEIGISTQKLHARGPMGLRELTTLKFVIHGQGQTRS, encoded by the coding sequence ATCGCCGAACTCGGAGCGCGGGCCAAAGCGGCGAGCCGCGTCCTGGCTACCGCGTCCACGGCGACAAAGGACGCCGCCCTTCATGCGGCGGCCGACGTCCTCCTCCACCGGCATGCTGAGATTTTAGGCGCCAACGCCGAGGATGTAGCGGCGGCGGAGGCCGCTGGGCAAGGCGCGTTGGTGGTCGATCGACTTCGTCTCAACGATGCCCGGCTGCAGTCGATGGCGAACGGCCTTCGGTCGGTGGCGGGTCTGGCGGATCCGGTGGGCGAGGTGGCCGACGGATGGACCCGTCCCAACGGACTGAAGGTGCAGCGGGTGCGAGTCCCCTTCGGCGTCGTGGCCATCATCTACGAAAATCGGCCCAACGTGACCAGCGATGCATTCGGACTCTGCTTGAAGTCGGGCAATGCGGCGTTCCTGCGCGGGTCCTCCGGCGCGATCCGCTCCAACATCGCTATCGCCTCGGCCCTCCGCGAGGGCCTGGCCAAGGCAGGGCTTCCGCACGACTCTCTCGTGCTGGTGGAGGACACGGCGCGAGAGGCCGCCGTGGAGTTCATGCGCCTACGCGGCATCATCGATGTGCTTATCCCTCGGGGGGGCCCGTCTCTCATCCGTACGGTGCTCGATAACGCCACCGTTCCCTACGTGATCGATGGAGATGGCAACTGTCATGTGTACGTCGATGCCTCAGCCGACCTGGCCATGGCCGCGGCCATTGTGGAGAACGCCAAAACGCAGCGGCCTTCGGTGTGCAACGCGGCCGAGACCTTGCTCGTGCATCGCAACGTGGCGGCCACCTTCCTTACCGACCTAGCCCCTCGTCTCGAGGGGGTGGAGTTCGTGGGGGATGCCGCCACCTGCGAGATCCTCGGGGAGCGGGTGACGAGCCTGGCCACCGAGAACGACTACGCAACCGAGTTCTTGGATATGAAGTTGGCCATCCGGGTAGTGGATACCCTTGACGCCGCCATTACCCACATCACCCGATACAGCACAGGCCACAGCGAGGCCATTATCACCACTGATCTGCGAGCGGCGGAACGCTTCTGTCTTGAGGTGGATGCTGCCGCCGTGCTGGTCAATGCTTCCACCCGGTTTGTCGATGGGGAGGAACTGGGCTTCGGCGCCGAGATCGGCATCTCCACCCAGAAGCTTCACGCCCGCGGGCCAATGGGCTTACGCGAATTGACCACCCTGAAGTTCGTGATCCACGGTCAGGGCCAGACCCGCTCCTAA
- a CDS encoding 3-deoxy-7-phosphoheptulonate synthase class II → MTTNWAPSSWLAYPARQQPLWPDDAALAGVLKHLGTLPPLVFAGEARSLTSALAQVADGRAFLLQAGDCAESFDAFSADGIRDRLKVILQMAIVLSYSSGVPIVKVGRIAGQFAKPRSSDTEIIDGVEYPSFRGHIVNDIPPTAAARVPDPARLLQAYHQSASTLNLLRAFVKGGFADLSQVHQWNQEFVGSSREGQRYEHLADEIDRALRFMRACGIASETQPSLHEVDFFTSHEALLLGYEEALTRQDSLTGHWYDCSAHMVWIGERTRQLDGAHVEFFRGIHNPIGCKIGPTATAEEVLDLCEALDPHRIPGRLTLITRMGADHIEDGLRPLLAAVRDAGRSVVWACDPMHGNTFTAAGGRKTRHLDAVLAEIGGFFAAHQAEGTWPGGVHVELTGDNVTECLGGAEEIVDADLEARYETICDPRLNGRQSVDLAFRVSELLKR, encoded by the coding sequence GTGACCACTAACTGGGCTCCCTCATCGTGGCTTGCCTACCCTGCCCGCCAGCAGCCGCTCTGGCCCGACGACGCCGCCCTAGCCGGTGTCCTCAAGCACCTCGGCACCCTTCCCCCCCTCGTGTTCGCCGGAGAAGCACGATCCCTGACCAGCGCCCTCGCTCAGGTGGCGGACGGCCGAGCCTTCCTCCTACAGGCTGGCGATTGCGCCGAATCCTTCGATGCCTTCTCCGCCGACGGCATCCGCGATCGTCTCAAGGTCATCCTGCAGATGGCCATCGTCTTGAGTTACTCCTCCGGTGTGCCCATCGTGAAGGTGGGCCGAATCGCCGGCCAGTTCGCCAAGCCTCGGTCCTCCGACACCGAGATAATCGACGGGGTCGAGTACCCCTCCTTCCGGGGTCACATCGTCAACGACATCCCCCCCACCGCTGCTGCCCGCGTGCCCGACCCTGCCCGACTCCTCCAGGCGTACCACCAATCGGCTTCCACCCTGAATCTCCTCCGGGCCTTCGTGAAGGGCGGCTTTGCCGACCTCTCGCAGGTGCACCAGTGGAACCAGGAGTTCGTGGGCTCCAGCCGCGAGGGCCAACGCTACGAGCACCTCGCCGACGAGATCGACCGGGCCTTGCGCTTCATGCGCGCCTGCGGGATCGCGTCGGAAACACAACCCTCGCTGCACGAAGTGGATTTCTTCACCAGTCACGAGGCCCTGCTGCTCGGCTACGAAGAAGCCCTCACCCGCCAAGACTCCCTCACGGGCCATTGGTATGACTGTTCGGCCCACATGGTCTGGATCGGGGAACGCACCCGTCAACTCGACGGTGCTCACGTGGAGTTCTTCCGGGGGATCCACAACCCCATCGGCTGCAAAATCGGACCCACCGCCACTGCCGAAGAGGTCCTCGATCTCTGTGAGGCCCTCGACCCCCATCGAATCCCCGGCCGCCTCACCCTCATTACCCGCATGGGCGCCGATCACATCGAAGACGGGCTCCGCCCGCTCCTGGCGGCGGTTCGCGATGCTGGTCGCAGCGTCGTGTGGGCCTGTGATCCCATGCACGGCAACACCTTCACCGCCGCGGGGGGCCGCAAGACCCGCCACCTCGATGCGGTGCTGGCCGAGATCGGTGGCTTCTTCGCGGCCCATCAGGCCGAGGGCACCTGGCCGGGCGGGGTGCACGTCGAACTGACCGGCGACAACGTGACGGAATGCCTCGGTGGTGCCGAAGAAATCGTCGATGCCGACCTCGAGGCCCGGTACGAGACCATCTGTGATCCCCGGCTGAACGGTCGGCAGTCCGTCGACTTGGCCTTTCGGGTGAGCGAGTTGCTGAAACGATAA
- the nadD gene encoding nicotinate (nicotinamide) nucleotide adenylyltransferase, with amino-acid sequence MAQAVGANRLRGWRCMNRCCLGERLGIFGGTFDPPHVGHLVCAVNVRYHLRLDRVLLVVNDLPWQKIGTRPISPAAQRLAMVEAAVADVDGLEASRIEIDAGGLSYTADTLARLRAESLTDDFFVVLGADAAAGLPTWERLDEVREQATIVVVERPGAAAVTPLEGFRWESVEVPGLQVSSTDLRARVSDGRPLDYLATREVVEWISAHNLYQDPV; translated from the coding sequence ATGGCACAGGCCGTCGGAGCGAATAGGTTGCGGGGATGGCGATGTATGAACCGGTGCTGTTTGGGTGAGCGACTTGGGATCTTCGGAGGCACCTTTGACCCTCCGCATGTCGGGCATCTCGTGTGCGCCGTCAATGTTCGCTATCACCTGCGCCTCGACCGGGTTCTGCTTGTGGTGAACGACCTTCCGTGGCAAAAGATCGGCACTCGGCCCATAAGCCCAGCCGCTCAGCGATTGGCGATGGTGGAAGCTGCCGTGGCTGACGTGGACGGCCTGGAGGCCAGCCGCATTGAGATCGACGCCGGTGGACTGTCGTATACGGCCGACACCCTGGCCAGGTTGAGGGCCGAGAGCCTCACCGACGACTTCTTCGTGGTGCTCGGGGCTGACGCGGCGGCTGGTCTGCCCACCTGGGAGCGTCTCGATGAGGTGCGCGAGCAGGCCACGATCGTGGTGGTGGAGCGTCCCGGGGCCGCTGCGGTTACCCCGCTCGAGGGGTTCCGGTGGGAGAGCGTGGAGGTTCCCGGCCTCCAAGTTTCCAGTACCGACCTTCGGGCTCGTGTTAGCGACGGGCGGCCGCTCGACTACCTCGCCACCCGGGAAGTAGTGGAGTGGATATCCGCCCACAATCTGTATCAGGACCCGGTATGA
- a CDS encoding MoxR family ATPase, which yields MADQTYRFESVAEVREGLRNVDYLSDEGIAGIVYLADRLGKPILVEGPAGTGKTQLAKSVAEMSGARLIRLQCYEGLDESKALFEWNYKKQLLRIQAERGEGNAWEQIEDDIFSDEFLLTRPLLEAITADDPVVLLIDEVDRVEVETEALLLEILSDYQVSIPELGTIVAKQIPLVFLTSNNTRELSEALKRRCLFLHVDYPDLEREKEIVLTKVPDITDSLADQVARIVRSIRQLELKKAPSVSETIDWARTLLLLGIEHVDAETAKATINILLKYQSDITKAVRELDQEHGTIQKASAGK from the coding sequence ATGGCTGATCAGACGTACCGTTTCGAGTCCGTCGCCGAGGTTCGTGAAGGCCTCCGCAACGTGGATTACCTGTCGGATGAGGGGATCGCCGGCATCGTGTACCTAGCCGATCGGCTAGGGAAACCGATCCTGGTGGAAGGCCCCGCAGGGACCGGCAAGACCCAGTTGGCGAAGTCCGTGGCGGAGATGTCTGGGGCGCGCTTGATCCGCCTGCAGTGCTACGAGGGGCTCGACGAGTCCAAGGCACTGTTCGAGTGGAACTACAAGAAGCAGTTGCTGCGGATCCAGGCCGAGCGGGGCGAGGGAAACGCCTGGGAGCAGATCGAAGACGACATTTTCTCCGACGAGTTCCTCCTCACCCGTCCCCTTCTGGAGGCCATCACCGCCGACGATCCGGTGGTTTTGTTGATCGACGAAGTTGACCGCGTCGAGGTGGAGACCGAGGCCCTGCTGCTGGAGATTCTCTCGGACTACCAGGTGTCCATCCCCGAACTGGGAACCATCGTGGCCAAGCAGATTCCGCTGGTCTTCCTTACCTCTAACAACACCCGCGAACTTTCCGAGGCCCTCAAGCGTCGCTGCTTGTTCCTCCACGTGGACTACCCGGATCTGGAGCGGGAAAAGGAGATCGTCCTCACCAAGGTTCCCGATATCACCGACTCCCTCGCCGATCAGGTGGCTCGCATCGTGCGGTCGATTCGGCAGTTGGAGTTGAAGAAGGCCCCATCGGTTTCCGAGACGATCGACTGGGCGCGCACGCTGCTGCTCCTCGGAATCGAGCATGTGGATGCCGAGACAGCCAAGGCCACGATTAACATCCTTCTCAAGTATCAAAGCGACATCACCAAAGCGGTGCGCGAGCTCGACCAAGAGCACGGCACCATTCAAAAGGCCAGCGCAGGCAAGTAG
- a CDS encoding VWA domain-containing protein has protein sequence MEAVKHIPLEDREAFKYALAATLVKTNTHWRAFETVFEVYFSLRGPQFRMGDGGDDALAQLLEELEQQEEMQGDGPRNGSGGGESLTPEEIAEMLYKALQRGDDALMRAVARQAVRRFAGMERGRPVGGTYYLYRTLRNLDLDAVLEKLMNQARQDSPEALSPLEERLEHDEYQSRIDQLKKEIEGEIRRVLVADRGVEAMARTLRKPLPEDVDFMHASREEMASLRKAIYPLTRKLAVRLARKRRHGRKGPLDFRNTVRHSLSYGGVPAEPKFKYPRPSKPEIFVIADISGSVASFARFTLHLVYAISGQFSKVRAFVFIDGLDEVTRLFEGIDDIAEAVHRVNTEADVVWVDGHSDYGHAFEVFWQRYGKEISSKTTVMILGDARNNYHASQAWVLKEIEKRARHLYWLNPEPKSYWDTGDSIVGEYANHCDGTFECRNLRQLEKFVDYLA, from the coding sequence ATGGAAGCGGTGAAGCACATCCCGCTGGAGGATCGGGAGGCGTTCAAGTACGCCCTGGCGGCCACGCTGGTGAAGACCAACACCCACTGGCGGGCCTTTGAGACCGTGTTTGAGGTGTATTTTTCGCTGCGGGGACCGCAGTTCCGCATGGGTGATGGGGGCGACGACGCGTTGGCCCAACTTCTCGAGGAGCTGGAGCAACAAGAGGAGATGCAGGGTGATGGGCCGCGTAATGGCTCGGGAGGGGGCGAAAGTCTGACCCCCGAGGAGATCGCCGAGATGCTCTACAAGGCACTTCAGCGGGGCGATGATGCCCTCATGCGAGCGGTTGCTCGTCAGGCCGTACGACGCTTTGCGGGCATGGAGCGGGGCCGCCCGGTGGGGGGCACCTACTACCTCTACCGCACGCTGCGGAACCTGGATCTCGACGCAGTGCTCGAAAAGTTGATGAACCAGGCCCGGCAGGATTCGCCGGAGGCGCTCAGTCCGCTTGAGGAGCGTCTCGAGCACGACGAATACCAGAGCCGCATCGACCAGTTGAAGAAGGAGATTGAAGGTGAGATCCGTCGGGTACTGGTGGCGGATCGGGGGGTGGAGGCTATGGCGCGCACGCTGCGTAAGCCTCTGCCCGAGGATGTGGATTTCATGCATGCATCGCGCGAGGAGATGGCGTCGCTCCGTAAGGCCATCTACCCCCTCACCCGCAAGTTGGCGGTGCGCTTGGCCCGGAAGCGCCGTCACGGACGCAAGGGACCGCTCGACTTCCGCAATACGGTGCGCCACTCCCTGTCCTACGGGGGTGTGCCAGCCGAGCCGAAGTTCAAGTATCCGCGTCCGTCGAAACCCGAGATCTTTGTCATAGCCGACATCTCCGGCTCGGTCGCTTCGTTCGCCCGGTTTACCCTTCACCTCGTCTATGCCATTTCGGGGCAGTTCTCGAAGGTGCGGGCGTTTGTATTCATCGATGGTCTCGACGAAGTGACCCGTCTGTTCGAGGGCATCGACGACATCGCCGAGGCCGTCCATCGCGTGAACACCGAGGCCGATGTGGTGTGGGTGGACGGCCACTCCGACTACGGCCATGCCTTCGAGGTGTTTTGGCAGCGCTATGGCAAGGAAATCAGTTCGAAGACGACGGTGATGATCCTTGGCGATGCCCGGAACAACTATCACGCGTCGCAGGCCTGGGTGCTGAAGGAGATCGAAAAGAGGGCGCGGCACCTCTACTGGCTGAACCCGGAGCCGAAGTCGTACTGGGACACCGGCGATTCCATCGTGGGGGAGTACGCCAACCATTGTGACGGCACGTTCGAGTGCCGCAACCTTCGGCAACTCGAGAAGTTCGTCGACTACCTCGCCTGA
- a CDS encoding phosphoadenylyl-sulfate reductase, which produces MSTMLEVNHFSDGELAALNRRFERLPAAQIIQWAVDSFAPHLSLSTSMNDAVLIDLATKVHPGIEVVFIDTGYHFPETLETVETVRRRYGLNLRIMTVPHHAEELWRVDPENCCSAVKVGQLDRALEGKAAWMSGLRREEAPTRGEAPIVVRDLRGLVKVNPLATWTAMDVENYIAEHDVPVNTLKAKGYLSIGCQPCTSIPTDPEDPRSGRWAGAGKTECGLHD; this is translated from the coding sequence ATGAGCACGATGCTCGAGGTGAACCACTTCAGCGATGGGGAGCTGGCCGCACTCAACCGCCGGTTCGAGCGCCTGCCGGCAGCCCAAATCATCCAGTGGGCCGTCGATAGCTTCGCCCCCCATCTGAGCCTGAGCACCTCCATGAACGATGCCGTGCTGATCGATCTGGCTACCAAGGTGCACCCAGGTATTGAGGTCGTGTTCATCGACACCGGCTACCACTTCCCCGAGACACTCGAAACTGTTGAGACGGTGCGCCGGCGCTACGGCCTAAACCTGCGCATCATGACCGTCCCCCACCACGCCGAAGAACTCTGGCGGGTGGACCCGGAGAACTGCTGCTCGGCGGTGAAAGTGGGTCAACTCGACCGAGCCCTCGAAGGAAAAGCGGCGTGGATGAGCGGCCTGCGAAGAGAAGAAGCACCCACTCGGGGGGAGGCCCCGATCGTCGTCCGCGACCTGCGTGGCCTCGTGAAGGTGAACCCACTCGCGACCTGGACCGCGATGGATGTGGAGAACTACATCGCTGAGCACGATGTGCCGGTGAACACCCTCAAGGCGAAGGGCTACCTGTCCATCGGCTGCCAACCCTGCACCTCGATACCCACCGACCCCGAGGACCCCCGCTCCGGGCGATGGGCCGGGGCCGGCAAGACGGAGTGCGGCCTGCACGACTGA
- the rsfS gene encoding ribosome silencing factor, with translation MDETRQWAIRAARAAEAKQGRDVVILEVAAVLGICGWFVIASGTNERQVKAICDEVELQIHAGAGPKPKRIEGLDDRSWVLMDYGDVVVHVFQQEQREFYDLERLWADVPRLDWADPAA, from the coding sequence ATCGACGAGACCCGCCAGTGGGCCATTCGTGCGGCGCGGGCGGCCGAGGCCAAGCAAGGCCGGGATGTGGTGATTCTGGAGGTGGCGGCGGTGCTCGGGATCTGTGGCTGGTTTGTGATCGCCAGTGGAACCAACGAGCGGCAGGTGAAGGCGATCTGCGACGAGGTGGAGCTCCAAATCCATGCGGGGGCCGGCCCGAAGCCGAAGCGAATCGAGGGCTTGGACGACCGCTCGTGGGTGCTCATGGACTACGGCGACGTTGTGGTGCACGTGTTCCAGCAGGAGCAGCGCGAGTTCTACGACCTCGAGCGGCTCTGGGCCGACGTTCCTCGACTCGATTGGGCCGATCCCGCCGCCTGA
- a CDS encoding LytR family transcriptional regulator translates to MTGPSDDPLSHLVAALELPEHGTGVRSARRASRGPSRRWMAVFSSCMVVAVGASLVLTYVGLQTVRTSKAGRIVSTVTDPTAPGFEAFVTPTPTLAVLHEVNGNLDSVAVVALNNGDAGGSVMLVPGATLAGSGADERPLSVSYAYGEAPAAGVRVGVQGLLGMGISEAVVVDDARWAELVGPVAPLTLENPDALEGFPIGPVSLSPEQVGPWLAAGNEGESDLARMYRQQLFWEAWAAAIAADPDRPDVVPGEVDGGIGRFARGLGNGPARVVTLPLVETVDAYGFPVLRADRATVDEMIAGLVPFPTGDVEGARTRVRLLNGSTDADHVARSAPLVVPANAEIVIAGNADRFSYTVTEIRYHGPGMKVAAERIRDSLGAGVVVDDPRPTDAFDVTVVLGSDT, encoded by the coding sequence ATGACGGGTCCTTCAGACGATCCTCTTTCGCATCTGGTGGCGGCGCTCGAACTGCCCGAGCACGGCACTGGGGTGCGCTCGGCGCGCCGAGCGTCACGGGGACCGTCGCGCCGTTGGATGGCGGTGTTCTCGTCGTGCATGGTGGTGGCCGTGGGGGCATCTTTGGTGCTCACCTATGTGGGCCTACAAACCGTGCGCACGAGTAAAGCGGGTCGGATTGTGTCTACCGTGACGGATCCAACGGCACCAGGGTTCGAGGCCTTTGTCACCCCCACGCCAACGCTGGCGGTGCTCCATGAGGTGAACGGCAATCTCGATTCGGTCGCCGTAGTGGCTCTCAACAACGGTGACGCGGGGGGCTCGGTGATGTTGGTGCCCGGAGCCACTCTCGCAGGCAGCGGAGCCGATGAGCGTCCCCTCTCGGTGAGCTACGCCTACGGTGAGGCCCCGGCGGCGGGTGTTCGGGTTGGTGTCCAAGGCTTGTTGGGCATGGGGATCTCCGAGGCGGTGGTGGTGGACGATGCCCGATGGGCGGAGTTGGTGGGCCCCGTTGCGCCGCTGACCCTGGAGAACCCCGACGCCCTAGAGGGGTTTCCCATCGGGCCGGTGTCCCTGAGCCCCGAGCAGGTGGGGCCGTGGTTGGCGGCCGGCAACGAGGGAGAAAGCGATCTCGCTCGGATGTACCGGCAGCAGTTGTTCTGGGAGGCGTGGGCGGCCGCCATTGCTGCTGATCCAGATCGTCCTGACGTCGTGCCCGGTGAGGTTGATGGGGGCATCGGCCGGTTTGCTCGTGGCTTGGGCAATGGGCCGGCGCGGGTCGTGACCCTGCCCCTCGTCGAGACCGTCGATGCCTATGGTTTTCCGGTGTTGCGGGCGGATCGGGCGACGGTGGACGAGATGATCGCCGGCCTCGTGCCTTTCCCCACCGGCGACGTGGAAGGGGCCCGCACGCGGGTGCGACTCCTCAATGGCAGCACTGATGCGGATCATGTGGCGCGTTCGGCTCCCTTGGTGGTGCCCGCTAACGCAGAGATCGTGATTGCCGGCAACGCCGACCGGTTCAGCTACACCGTTACGGAGATTCGCTACCACGGCCCCGGGATGAAAGTGGCGGCGGAACGTATCCGCGACTCGCTGGGAGCGGGTGTCGTGGTAGATGATCCTCGTCCCACCGATGCCTTCGATGTGACCGTCGTGCTCGGTTCCGATACCTGA
- a CDS encoding nitrite/sulfite reductase, whose protein sequence is MLQREIDPEAQVDIEKFETQLARYLAGELEEDAFRVFRLNNGIYGQRQGGHHQMVRVKVPFGSISPEQLDMFAHLAETYSRGWGHLTTRQNIQFHFVDLEQIPALMRDMASVGLTSREACGDTVRNVMGCHLAGACPHEALDISPWAEAAHQHFLHNPLSQRLPRKFKINFSGCETDCGQAMFNDVGVIATTRTLPDGRREAGFRVFIAGGLGANPHPALALEEFTAREDLLITLESVLRVFSNHGNRDNKLRARMKWLVDTMGWEDLQARVLKERKLLLASSSWPGGIPESVQQHGDAPAGLGQGVTPTPVGQGTPVTLSRRDPYQAWDDANVVRGVAKGTVSAVAYARLGDVTTDQLRALASIQRELRADVRITNRQNLVFRDLTEAQLPILHQRLAAIGMDKPGAELARDVVACPGADTCNLAVTQSRGLADAIGVALEAAGLAEVDGIRTNISGCTNSCGQHHISDIGFFGAERRAHGQSAPGYQLLLGGYVGQEKIHFGQKALRLPAKNAPEAVVRVVQRFNDERNAGEVFRSWVDRVGGVTAIADGLRDLDEFPTPEDGPEYYVDYDETGPYVAEVGDSECAT, encoded by the coding sequence ATGTTGCAGCGTGAGATCGACCCGGAAGCCCAGGTCGACATCGAGAAGTTTGAGACACAGTTGGCCCGGTACCTCGCCGGGGAACTCGAAGAAGACGCCTTCCGGGTGTTTCGTCTGAACAACGGAATTTACGGCCAACGCCAGGGTGGCCACCACCAAATGGTTCGGGTCAAGGTTCCCTTCGGGTCGATCAGCCCTGAGCAACTCGACATGTTCGCCCATCTCGCCGAGACCTACAGCCGCGGCTGGGGCCACCTCACCACACGCCAGAACATCCAGTTCCACTTCGTCGATCTCGAGCAGATTCCTGCCCTGATGCGAGACATGGCGTCGGTGGGCCTCACCTCTCGCGAGGCCTGCGGCGACACGGTGCGCAACGTGATGGGTTGCCACCTCGCCGGCGCCTGCCCCCACGAGGCCCTCGACATCAGTCCGTGGGCCGAGGCGGCGCACCAGCACTTCCTCCACAACCCACTCAGCCAGCGCCTTCCCCGCAAGTTCAAAATCAACTTCTCCGGGTGCGAAACCGACTGTGGCCAGGCGATGTTCAACGACGTCGGAGTGATCGCCACCACCCGCACTCTCCCCGATGGCCGCCGCGAAGCCGGCTTCCGGGTGTTCATCGCCGGGGGCCTGGGGGCCAACCCGCACCCGGCGCTCGCCCTCGAAGAGTTCACCGCCCGCGAAGACCTGCTGATCACCCTCGAGTCCGTCCTGCGGGTGTTCTCCAATCACGGCAACCGCGACAACAAACTTCGCGCCCGCATGAAGTGGCTGGTGGACACCATGGGTTGGGAAGACCTGCAGGCCCGTGTCCTGAAGGAACGCAAACTCCTCCTCGCATCCTCCTCCTGGCCCGGCGGCATCCCCGAAAGCGTCCAGCAACACGGCGATGCCCCCGCTGGTCTCGGCCAGGGCGTCACCCCCACCCCCGTCGGGCAGGGCACGCCGGTCACCCTCAGTCGCCGCGACCCTTACCAGGCCTGGGACGATGCCAACGTGGTGCGCGGCGTGGCCAAGGGCACGGTTTCGGCGGTGGCCTACGCCCGCCTCGGCGATGTGACCACCGACCAACTGCGAGCCCTCGCTTCCATCCAGCGGGAACTCCGCGCCGACGTGCGCATCACCAACCGCCAGAACCTGGTGTTCCGCGACCTCACGGAGGCCCAACTTCCCATCTTGCACCAGCGCCTCGCCGCCATTGGCATGGACAAACCCGGGGCCGAGTTGGCCCGGGATGTCGTGGCCTGCCCCGGTGCCGACACCTGCAACCTTGCCGTCACCCAGAGCCGCGGGTTGGCTGACGCCATCGGTGTGGCCCTGGAGGCCGCGGGACTCGCCGAGGTGGATGGGATCCGCACGAATATTTCGGGCTGCACCAATAGTTGCGGTCAGCACCACATCTCCGACATCGGCTTCTTCGGGGCTGAACGCCGGGCCCACGGACAGTCGGCGCCGGGTTACCAGTTGCTGCTCGGCGGCTATGTGGGCCAAGAAAAAATTCACTTCGGGCAAAAGGCCTTGCGGCTGCCGGCTAAAAACGCGCCGGAGGCCGTGGTGCGAGTAGTACAGCGCTTCAACGATGAGCGCAACGCGGGTGAGGTATTCCGCTCCTGGGTCGACCGTGTCGGTGGCGTTACCGCCATCGCCGACGGGCTCCGCGACCTTGATGAGTTCCCCACCCCCGAGGACGGCCCGGAGTACTACGTGGATTATGACGAGACGGGCCCCTACGTCGCCGAGGTGGGCGACTCGGAGTGTGCGACATGA
- a CDS encoding sigma-70 family RNA polymerase sigma factor codes for MTDSVGQYLNEIGLVPLLTATEERELSQVVEAGTAAREAIAQGDDSVENRRIARKGTAAKDRFIRANLRLVVSVARRYPLPPAMELLDLVQEGNLGLEHAVDKFDWRKGFKFSTYATFWIRQAIGRALDQKASLVRLPGDRSAGLRAALRQVSGDGDELDDENARLYRLTTPTSLDRTVGDDDGSELMDLIADDKPGPEALVVYAEDQALVGDLLDVLDDRARSAVEQRFGLADGRKRSYREVGEDLGVTAEAARRLVKRAVTLVREEALARSAAA; via the coding sequence ATGACAGATTCAGTAGGTCAATACCTCAACGAAATCGGCCTGGTTCCGCTCCTCACGGCCACTGAGGAACGGGAACTCTCCCAGGTCGTAGAAGCTGGTACCGCCGCCCGAGAGGCCATCGCACAGGGCGATGACAGCGTCGAAAACCGGCGCATCGCCCGCAAGGGGACTGCCGCCAAAGACCGTTTCATCCGGGCCAACCTTCGGCTCGTGGTGTCCGTAGCCCGCCGCTACCCCCTGCCCCCCGCCATGGAACTCCTCGATCTGGTGCAGGAGGGCAACCTGGGGCTTGAGCACGCCGTCGACAAGTTCGATTGGCGCAAGGGCTTCAAGTTCTCGACCTACGCCACGTTCTGGATCCGGCAGGCCATCGGGAGAGCGCTTGATCAAAAGGCTTCCCTCGTGCGTCTCCCGGGGGATCGATCGGCCGGTCTGCGGGCTGCCCTTCGTCAGGTATCTGGGGATGGCGATGAACTCGACGATGAAAATGCTCGCCTCTACCGGCTCACCACCCCCACCAGCCTCGATCGCACCGTGGGTGACGACGACGGTAGCGAACTGATGGATCTCATCGCCGACGATAAGCCTGGCCCCGAAGCCCTCGTGGTGTACGCCGAGGACCAAGCGCTCGTAGGGGACCTCCTCGACGTGCTCGACGATCGGGCCCGCAGCGCCGTAGAGCAGCGCTTTGGCCTGGCCGACGGCCGCAAACGCAGTTATCGCGAGGTGGGCGAAGACCTTGGGGTCACCGCCGAAGCCGCCCGCCGGCTCGTGAAGCGCGCCGTCACCCTCGTGCGCGAAGAAGCCCTCGCCCGCAGCGCCGCCGCCTGA